In Fundulus heteroclitus isolate FHET01 chromosome 16, MU-UCD_Fhet_4.1, whole genome shotgun sequence, a single genomic region encodes these proteins:
- the LOC105919096 gene encoding ceramide synthase isoform X1, with the protein MLGPLAAGAVFFPGLFLVSKGALRVLLGWSEGDAVLVSTRLVSSLQAVMASSAGWIISSSCRDVMEDRHWLTEAYVLFATPYFAYDVFAMFLCHWHKQQVKGHEEAGPNGGAVRAALSGFLRREVLMVLHHVFMVAFCFPASLLWRRGKGDYFQGVLFLAELSTPSVCLGKVLIQYQKQNSVLHKVNGVFMLLSFFSCRVLLFPYLYYAYSRYASIPLLRVPLVAPWQCNLGAALLWPLQLYWFTLICRGALRQSGRRQKPPGS; encoded by the exons ATGCTGGGCCCGCTGGCTGCCGGCGCCGTCTTCTTCCCGGGCCTCTTCCTGGTGTCCAAGGGAGCGCTGAGAGTGCTGCTGGGATGGAGCGAGGGCGACGCGGTGCTGGTATCCACACG CCTGGTGTCGTCTCTGCAGGCCGTCATGGCCTCGTCAGCCGGGTGGATCATCTCCTCGTCCTGCAGGGACGTGATGGAGGACAG ACACTGGCTGACGGAGGCCTACGTCCTGTTCGCCACGCCGTACTTCGCCTACGACGTCTTCGCCATGTTCCTGTGTCACTGGCACAAGCagcaggtcaaaggtcacgAGGAGGCGGGGCCTAACGGCGGCGCGGTGCGAGCGGCGCTGTCGGGTTTCCTGCGCAGAGAGGTTCTGATGGTGCTGCATCACGTCTTCATGGTGGCCTTCTGCTTCCCTGCCTCTCTG ctgtgGCGGCGGGGTAAGGGCGACTACTTCCAGGGGGTTCTGTTCCTGGCTGAGCTCAGCACGCCCTCCGTCTGTCTGGGAAAGGTCCTGATCCAG TACCAGAAGCAGAACTCGGTGCTGCACAAAGTCAACGGCGTCTTCATGCTGCTCAGCTTCTTCAGCTGCAGAGTGCTGCTCTTCCCTTACCTGTACTACGCCTACAGCAG GTACGCCTCCATTCCTCTCCTCCGGGTCCCCCTGGTGGCCCCCTGGCAGTGTAACCTGGGGGCCGCCCTGCTGTGGCCCCTGCAGCTCTACTGGTTTACGCTGATCTGCAGAGGAGCGCTGCGGCAGTCGGGTCGGCGCCAGAAGCCTCCAGGAAGCTGA
- the LOC105919096 gene encoding ceramide synthase isoform X2, translated as MASSAGWIISSSCRDVMEDRHWLTEAYVLFATPYFAYDVFAMFLCHWHKQQVKGHEEAGPNGGAVRAALSGFLRREVLMVLHHVFMVAFCFPASLLWRRGKGDYFQGVLFLAELSTPSVCLGKVLIQYQKQNSVLHKVNGVFMLLSFFSCRVLLFPYLYYAYSRYASIPLLRVPLVAPWQCNLGAALLWPLQLYWFTLICRGALRQSGRRQKPPGS; from the exons ATGGCCTCGTCAGCCGGGTGGATCATCTCCTCGTCCTGCAGGGACGTGATGGAGGACAG ACACTGGCTGACGGAGGCCTACGTCCTGTTCGCCACGCCGTACTTCGCCTACGACGTCTTCGCCATGTTCCTGTGTCACTGGCACAAGCagcaggtcaaaggtcacgAGGAGGCGGGGCCTAACGGCGGCGCGGTGCGAGCGGCGCTGTCGGGTTTCCTGCGCAGAGAGGTTCTGATGGTGCTGCATCACGTCTTCATGGTGGCCTTCTGCTTCCCTGCCTCTCTG ctgtgGCGGCGGGGTAAGGGCGACTACTTCCAGGGGGTTCTGTTCCTGGCTGAGCTCAGCACGCCCTCCGTCTGTCTGGGAAAGGTCCTGATCCAG TACCAGAAGCAGAACTCGGTGCTGCACAAAGTCAACGGCGTCTTCATGCTGCTCAGCTTCTTCAGCTGCAGAGTGCTGCTCTTCCCTTACCTGTACTACGCCTACAGCAG GTACGCCTCCATTCCTCTCCTCCGGGTCCCCCTGGTGGCCCCCTGGCAGTGTAACCTGGGGGCCGCCCTGCTGTGGCCCCTGCAGCTCTACTGGTTTACGCTGATCTGCAGAGGAGCGCTGCGGCAGTCGGGTCGGCGCCAGAAGCCTCCAGGAAGCTGA